CCATGTGGATAAGCCACGCGAGCTTTTCCACAGCCTGTGGAACTGCGAGCACTACATGTAGGGTCCGATGTCTTGCGACACCCCCGCATCTAGTTCTCGCTACTCCTCAGATGTGGCATAGTGAACGAGCGGGGACGCTTCAAAGTCTCGATCGCAGGCGCCCGGAGCCATCAACCGGGATCCGCTTGCGACAGCAGGAATCCGGAGCGATCGGCTCGGCCGTGAGGCTGTCATCGTCATACGAGTTGCAGAGCACGTGAAGGCTCAGCGCGCAGACCTAAGGGAGCAGAAAAAGAGTGTCCATCACCGTAGTGAAGCGCGACGGCACGCGGGAGCCGTACGACGCGAACCGCATCAACCTGGCCATCGAGGACGCCACGCAGGGCCTCGACGAGAACATCGGCTGGGTCACGCAGATCGCCTCCGAGCTGGAGATCACCCTCTTCGACGGGATCACCACGCAGCAGCTGGATGAGGCCGTCATCCAGGTCGCGCTCCAGAACGTGAAGGACGACCCGGCGTTCGACACCGTCGCCGCGCGCCTCCTCCTCAAGACCATCTACAAGCGCGTCCTCGGCGACTACTCGTCGCCCGAGGAGCTCAAGCGCCTCCACGCGGAGCACTTCGCCCGCAACATCCAGCGCGGCGTCGACGAGATGCTCCTCGACTCCCGCCTCGTGCAGCTGTTCGACCTGGAGCGCCTCGCCCAGGCCCTCGAGCCGGCGCACGACGAGCTGCTCAAGTACATCGGCGTCGTCACGCTGAACAACCGCTACGGCATCAAGGGCCGCAACGGCGACGCCCTCGAGGTTCCGCAGTACTTCTGGATGCGCATCGCGATGGGCCTCACGCTCAACGAGCAGGACCCGACCGAGACCGCCATCGCCTTCTACGAGAAGATGTCGAAGCTCGAGTACCTCGCGGCCGGCTCCACCCTCGTCAACGCGGGCACCATCTACCCGCAGCTCGCGAACTGCTTCGTCATGGAGATGCAGGACGACATCGAGCACATCGCGAAGACCACGCGCGACGTCATGTGGCTCACCAAGGGCACGGGCGGCATCGGCCTCTCCGTCTCCAAGCTGCGCGCGCAGGGCTCGCCCATCCGCTCGAACAACACCACCTCCACGGGCCCGATCCCGTTCATGCACACCATCGACTCCGTCCTCCGCGCCGTCAGCCGCGGCGGCAAGAAGTTCGGCGCCCTGTGCTTCTACATGGAGAACTGGCACCTCGACTTCCCCGAATTCCTCGACCTCCGCCAGAACTCGGGCGACCCGTACCGCCGCACCCGCACCGCCAACACGGCCGTGTGGATCAGCGACGAGTTCATGAAGCGCGTCCAGAACGACGAGGACTGGTTCCTCTTCGACCCGCTGGAGGTCTCCGACCTCAACGAGCTGTACGGCAAGGCGTTCTCGGAGCGCTACGCGTTCTACGTCGGCGAGGCCGAGGCCGGGCGCCTGCGCATGTTCAAGCGCATCAAGGCGCGGGAGCAGTTCAAGTCGATCCTCATCTCGCTCCAGACCACCAGCCACCCGTGGTTGACCTGGAAGGACACGATCAACAACCGCGCCCTGAACAACAACACGGGCACGATCCACCTCTCGAACCTCTGCACCGAGATCACGCTGCCGCAGGACGAGGACAACGTCTCCGTCTGCAACCTGGCGTCCATCAACCTGTCGCAGCACTTCTCCGACGGGAAGATCGACTTCGCGAAGATCGAGCAGAGCGCGCGCCTCGCGGTGCGCCAGCTCGACAACCTCATCGACATCACGCGCTCCAGCGTGAAGGAGGCGGACTTCTCCAACCAGCAGAACCGCGCGGTGGGCCTCGGCGTCATGGGCTTCACGGACGTCGTCGAGAAGCTCGGCTTCTCGTACGAGTCCGAGGAGTCGTACGACCTGATCGACGAGATCATGGAGCACGTCTCCTACGCGGCCATCGACGAGTCGGCCGACCTGGCGAAGGAGCGCGGCGCGTACCCGAACTTCGAGGGATCGCGCTGGTCGGAGGGCCTCGTGCCGCTCGACTCGATCGCGCTCATGGAGGCCGACCGCGGCGTGCCCGTCAAGGTCAACCGCACCACGCGCCTCGACTGGGACGCGCTGCGCGCCAAGGTCAAGGGAGGCATGCGGAACGCGACGCTCATGGCGATCGCGCCCACCGCGTCCATCGGCCTCGTCGCCGGCACCACGCCCGGCCTCGACCCGCAGTTCTCGCAGATCTTCAGCCGCTCCACCTCCTCGGGCAAGTTCCTCGAGGTCAACCGGAACCTGGTGAAGGACCTGCAGGAGCTCGGCCTCTGGGAGACGGTGCGCGAGAGCATCCTCCGCAGCCAGGGCGACATCCAGAACATCGCCGCCATCCCGGACTCGGTCAAGGCCACGTACCGCACGAGCTTCCAGCTCTCGCCGTACGCGTTCCTCGAGGTCGCGGCGCGCGCGCAGAAGTGGATCGACCAGGCCATCAGCCGCAACATGTACCTCGAGACGCGCGACCTCGGCGACATGATGGACATCTACTTCGCCGGCTGGGAGCGCGGGGTCAAGACCACGTACTACCTGCACATGAAGCCGCGTCACACGGCCGAGCAGTCGACCGTCAAGGTCGACAAGTCGCAGGACGCCGACGGCACCAAGCGCAAGGGCTTCGGCGGATTCGGCGGCGGCGCTCCCGCGGCCGTCCCCGCGTCGGCCCCCGCGTCCACCGCGACCGCGGAGGCCCCGGCCCCGCAGTCCGCTCCGGCGCCCCGCAAGGGCTTCGGCTTCGGCGGAGTGGGAGGTGCACGCTGATGAACGACGACACGTTCGGCGACTACGTCGTCCCCATGGACCCCATGGACGAGCTCCAGTGCGACTCCTGCCAGTAGGCAGGCGTCGCTCCTAGAGCCCACCCGGCCTCACCGGCCGCCCCCATCGCACGACCACGCACCACGCACTCGGAGAGAAGAAGCAGATGTCGAAGATCCTCGGCACG
The genomic region above belongs to Clavibacter phaseoli and contains:
- a CDS encoding ribonucleoside-diphosphate reductase subunit alpha codes for the protein MSITVVKRDGTREPYDANRINLAIEDATQGLDENIGWVTQIASELEITLFDGITTQQLDEAVIQVALQNVKDDPAFDTVAARLLLKTIYKRVLGDYSSPEELKRLHAEHFARNIQRGVDEMLLDSRLVQLFDLERLAQALEPAHDELLKYIGVVTLNNRYGIKGRNGDALEVPQYFWMRIAMGLTLNEQDPTETAIAFYEKMSKLEYLAAGSTLVNAGTIYPQLANCFVMEMQDDIEHIAKTTRDVMWLTKGTGGIGLSVSKLRAQGSPIRSNNTTSTGPIPFMHTIDSVLRAVSRGGKKFGALCFYMENWHLDFPEFLDLRQNSGDPYRRTRTANTAVWISDEFMKRVQNDEDWFLFDPLEVSDLNELYGKAFSERYAFYVGEAEAGRLRMFKRIKAREQFKSILISLQTTSHPWLTWKDTINNRALNNNTGTIHLSNLCTEITLPQDEDNVSVCNLASINLSQHFSDGKIDFAKIEQSARLAVRQLDNLIDITRSSVKEADFSNQQNRAVGLGVMGFTDVVEKLGFSYESEESYDLIDEIMEHVSYAAIDESADLAKERGAYPNFEGSRWSEGLVPLDSIALMEADRGVPVKVNRTTRLDWDALRAKVKGGMRNATLMAIAPTASIGLVAGTTPGLDPQFSQIFSRSTSSGKFLEVNRNLVKDLQELGLWETVRESILRSQGDIQNIAAIPDSVKATYRTSFQLSPYAFLEVAARAQKWIDQAISRNMYLETRDLGDMMDIYFAGWERGVKTTYYLHMKPRHTAEQSTVKVDKSQDADGTKRKGFGGFGGGAPAAVPASAPASTATAEAPAPQSAPAPRKGFGFGGVGGAR